From Azospirillum baldaniorum, the proteins below share one genomic window:
- the pxpB gene encoding 5-oxoprolinase subunit PxpB produces MDVRFTTAGDTAFNVEFGEGIDRPTNARVMALHARLKTAAPPGLVETVPTFRSLQVVYDPAVTSRREVQAAVEAELAHAGDAPAEGSLWRLPVCYDAELGPDLAELSASLGLSAERLIDLHGSTEYFVYMLGFMPGFAYMGDLPAELEKPRRSEPRVRVPAGSVATAGRLTTVYPWESPGGWHLIGRCPVPLYDGARPSPVLLAAGDRVRFEAVDRARFDALSAEAAAGRFDPDTLRAAP; encoded by the coding sequence ATGGACGTCCGTTTCACCACGGCGGGCGACACGGCCTTCAACGTGGAGTTCGGCGAGGGCATCGACCGCCCGACCAACGCCCGCGTCATGGCCCTGCACGCCCGGCTGAAGACCGCCGCGCCGCCGGGTCTGGTGGAGACGGTGCCGACCTTCCGCTCGCTCCAGGTGGTCTACGACCCGGCGGTGACCAGCCGCCGGGAGGTCCAGGCTGCGGTCGAGGCGGAACTGGCCCACGCCGGGGACGCGCCGGCCGAAGGCAGCCTGTGGCGGCTGCCCGTCTGCTACGACGCGGAGTTGGGACCGGACCTCGCGGAGCTGTCCGCCTCGCTCGGCCTGTCGGCAGAACGGCTGATCGACCTCCACGGATCGACCGAGTATTTCGTCTACATGCTGGGCTTCATGCCGGGCTTCGCCTACATGGGTGACCTGCCGGCGGAGTTGGAGAAGCCACGGCGCAGCGAGCCGCGGGTCCGCGTGCCGGCGGGCTCCGTCGCCACCGCCGGGCGGCTGACCACGGTCTATCCGTGGGAAAGCCCCGGCGGCTGGCACCTGATCGGGCGCTGCCCGGTTCCGCTCTACGACGGCGCCCGCCCCTCGCCGGTCCTGCTCGCCGCCGGCGACCGGGTGCGGTTCGAGGCGGTGGACCGCGCCCGTTTCGACGCCCTGTCGGCTGAGGCCGCGGCGGGCCGCTTCGATCCCGACACGCTGAGGGCCGCGCCATGA
- a CDS encoding biotin-dependent carboxyltransferase family protein has product MSAPCLTIVRPGLFATIQDLGRFGHQELGMPVAGALDPIALRLANALVGNPVGTAGVEIALLGPALKVEADGVRVAVVGPMALSLEREGESPQALEPHRSHTLARGDVLKLGAVSGAAVAYLAVAGGFALEPFLGSLSTYVRAGIGPLGGKPLGDGGRLPLNRNDAPPGTDVELPEPPDYGSGPVRVVLGPQEDRFTAAAVETFLSATYRVGKDADRMGLRLDGPTLAHTGSADIPSDGLVTGSIQVPGNGQPILLLNDHQTAGGYAKIATVISADLPRVGRLSPGGALSFRAVTVEEAEAIRRRQEQTIAAWVRAIRPVRPAGGVDLEALYAENLVSGVVDIVNGNGDILNREEMCGRAP; this is encoded by the coding sequence ATGAGCGCCCCCTGCCTCACCATCGTCCGGCCGGGGTTGTTCGCCACCATCCAGGACCTCGGCCGCTTCGGCCATCAGGAACTCGGCATGCCGGTGGCCGGCGCGCTGGATCCCATCGCCCTGCGCCTCGCCAACGCGCTGGTCGGCAACCCGGTGGGCACGGCGGGGGTGGAGATCGCCCTGCTTGGGCCCGCTCTGAAGGTGGAGGCCGACGGAGTCCGGGTCGCCGTCGTCGGCCCCATGGCGCTGAGCCTGGAGCGCGAAGGGGAATCGCCCCAAGCGCTGGAACCCCACCGCAGCCACACGCTGGCGCGCGGCGACGTGCTGAAGCTGGGCGCCGTCTCCGGGGCGGCGGTCGCCTATCTGGCAGTGGCCGGCGGCTTCGCTCTGGAACCCTTCCTGGGCAGCCTGTCCACCTACGTGCGCGCCGGCATCGGACCGCTCGGCGGCAAGCCGCTGGGCGACGGGGGGCGCCTGCCGCTCAACCGCAACGACGCCCCGCCGGGCACCGACGTGGAGCTGCCGGAGCCGCCGGACTATGGCAGCGGGCCGGTGCGGGTGGTGCTCGGCCCGCAGGAGGACCGCTTCACGGCGGCGGCGGTGGAGACCTTCCTGTCGGCGACCTACCGCGTCGGCAAGGACGCCGACCGCATGGGCCTGCGGCTCGACGGGCCGACGCTCGCCCACACCGGCTCCGCCGACATTCCGTCGGACGGGCTGGTCACCGGCTCCATCCAGGTGCCGGGCAACGGTCAGCCGATCCTTCTGCTGAACGACCACCAGACGGCGGGCGGCTACGCCAAGATCGCCACGGTGATCTCCGCCGATCTGCCCCGCGTCGGCCGGCTGAGCCCCGGCGGCGCCCTCAGCTTCCGCGCCGTCACGGTGGAGGAGGCGGAGGCCATCCGGCGGCGCCAGGAACAGACCATCGCCGCCTGGGTCCGCGCCATCCGTCCGGTGCGCCCGGCGGGCGGCGTCGATCTGGAGGCGCTCTACGCGGAAAACCTCGTGTCCGGGGTCGTCGACATCGTCAACGGCAACGGCGACATCCTGAACCGAGAAGAGATGTGCGGGAGGGCACCATGA
- a CDS encoding LamB/YcsF family protein: MTITVNLNADLGEGFGAYDIGDDDSMLGIVASANIACGFHAGDPLVMTRTVRNAVAKGVSLGAHPSYPDLQGFGRRPLRMSAAEVEAMVAYQIGALMGIAATAGGSVTHVKAHGALNNMAAVDEGLALAIGRAIKGVDPNLIYLATAGSEMARAGRTLGLPTAEEVFADRAYDDNGNLVPRGQPGAMVHDPDVAAANVLRMLEEGVILSVTGTRIPCTVHSVCVHGDEPSAVAMAGNLRRTLEAKGVRIVPLPELRDRF; the protein is encoded by the coding sequence ATGACCATCACCGTGAACCTGAACGCCGACCTGGGCGAGGGCTTCGGCGCCTACGACATCGGCGACGACGACTCCATGCTCGGCATCGTCGCGTCCGCCAACATCGCCTGCGGGTTCCATGCGGGCGACCCGCTGGTGATGACGCGGACCGTTCGGAACGCGGTGGCGAAGGGCGTCAGCCTGGGCGCCCACCCCTCCTACCCCGACCTTCAGGGGTTCGGGCGCCGCCCCCTGCGGATGTCGGCGGCGGAGGTCGAGGCGATGGTCGCCTACCAGATCGGCGCGCTGATGGGCATCGCCGCCACCGCCGGCGGTTCGGTCACCCATGTGAAGGCGCACGGCGCGCTGAACAACATGGCGGCGGTGGACGAGGGGCTGGCGCTGGCGATCGGACGGGCAATCAAGGGCGTCGATCCCAACCTGATCTATCTCGCCACCGCCGGGTCGGAAATGGCGCGGGCCGGGCGGACGCTGGGCCTGCCCACGGCGGAGGAGGTCTTCGCCGACCGCGCCTACGACGACAACGGCAACCTCGTGCCGCGCGGCCAGCCCGGCGCGATGGTCCACGACCCGGACGTGGCGGCCGCCAACGTCCTGCGCATGCTGGAGGAGGGCGTGATCCTGTCGGTCACCGGCACGCGCATCCCCTGCACCGTCCATTCCGTCTGCGTCCACGGCGACGAGCCGAGCGCCGTCGCCATGGCGGGCAACCTGCGCCGCACGCTGGAGGCCAAGGGGGTCCGCATCGTCCCCCTTCCGGAATTGCGCGACCGTTTCTAA
- a CDS encoding response regulator translates to MPDPVTAPLHVLVAEDESLAAMALEDFLSRKGYRVTLAQDGQEGLERYSADPADLVITDLRMPRMDGRALIRELRIRAAGLPILVMTGFLSMEAGEDDLTSDRWQPLVVLRKPVSPQVILDTLASLAQAAKLRPA, encoded by the coding sequence ATGCCTGACCCCGTCACCGCTCCTTTGCATGTCCTGGTGGCCGAGGACGAATCCCTCGCCGCCATGGCGCTGGAGGATTTCCTGTCCCGCAAGGGATACCGCGTGACCCTGGCCCAGGACGGGCAGGAGGGGCTGGAGCGCTACAGCGCCGACCCCGCCGACCTCGTCATCACCGATCTGCGCATGCCGCGGATGGACGGCCGCGCCCTGATCCGCGAGCTTCGGATCAGGGCCGCCGGGCTGCCGATCCTGGTGATGACCGGATTCCTGTCGATGGAGGCGGGGGAGGACGACCTGACCTCCGACCGCTGGCAGCCGCTTGTGGTGCTGCGCAAACCGGTCAGCCCGCAGGTCATCCTGGACACGCTCGCCAGCCTCGCCCAGGCGGCGAAGCTGCGGCCCGCATGA
- a CDS encoding sensor histidine kinase: MFGGVEAFFDTSAYLPHGVCLFWRPEILTLHIVSDVLTGLSYYSIPVALLYFVVKRRDVAFTWIVWLFAAFILACGTTHFFSLWTLWYPDYAVEGIVKALTAMVSVLTAVALWVQMPKALALPSATQLADANGALQREIEIRRQAELRYASFFNNLAEGLFVVTVTPDGDFAFDTLNPAHARATGIDPETIRGRLVREAVPQETAEAVIERYSACVAVGGPIDYEETLDLPVGRRTWHTVLVPVRGEDGRVVQILGSSRDITDRKRLQEELVQTSKLATLGTLAAGMAHEMSQPLNIIRIWAENALSRLRDGDTDTARLDKVLTIMSEQAERMGRIIDHMRTFSRRDGATQRFDPAASVRSAVELVSNQFALENIEVVSDVPAIDCVTRGRPLQLEQVLVNLLSNARDAILEWRADPDGSPAAGRIAVNMRCDMTAGRAVITITDDGGGIDSDILPRIFDPFFTTKEVGKGSGLGLSIGYGIIDSMGGRIDAANVTHENGSRGVGFTITVPVSHPSVQDVERAHA, from the coding sequence ATGTTCGGTGGCGTGGAAGCCTTCTTCGACACCAGCGCGTACTTGCCTCACGGCGTGTGCCTGTTCTGGCGTCCGGAGATCCTGACCCTGCACATCGTGTCCGATGTGCTGACTGGCTTGTCCTATTATTCGATCCCGGTGGCGCTGCTTTACTTCGTCGTGAAGCGCCGCGACGTGGCCTTCACCTGGATCGTCTGGCTGTTCGCCGCCTTCATTCTGGCCTGTGGCACGACGCATTTCTTCAGTCTGTGGACCTTGTGGTACCCCGACTACGCCGTGGAAGGCATCGTCAAGGCGCTGACGGCGATGGTGTCGGTGCTGACCGCCGTCGCCTTGTGGGTGCAGATGCCCAAGGCCCTCGCTCTGCCCAGCGCCACGCAACTCGCCGACGCCAACGGAGCCCTTCAGCGCGAGATCGAGATCCGGCGTCAGGCCGAGCTGCGCTACGCCAGCTTTTTCAACAATCTGGCGGAGGGGCTGTTCGTCGTCACGGTCACGCCGGATGGAGATTTCGCCTTCGACACGCTGAACCCCGCCCACGCGCGGGCGACGGGGATCGACCCGGAGACCATCCGCGGCCGGCTGGTCCGCGAGGCCGTTCCGCAGGAAACCGCCGAGGCGGTGATCGAACGCTACAGCGCCTGCGTCGCCGTGGGTGGCCCGATCGATTACGAGGAGACGCTGGACCTTCCGGTCGGGCGGCGCACGTGGCACACCGTCCTGGTGCCGGTGCGCGGCGAGGATGGGCGGGTGGTCCAGATCCTGGGCAGCTCCCGCGACATCACCGACCGCAAGAGGCTTCAGGAGGAGCTGGTCCAGACCTCCAAGCTGGCGACGCTGGGCACGCTCGCCGCCGGCATGGCCCATGAGATGAGCCAGCCCCTGAACATCATCCGGATCTGGGCCGAGAACGCCCTGTCCCGCCTGCGCGACGGCGACACCGACACCGCGCGCCTGGACAAGGTGCTGACCATCATGTCGGAACAGGCGGAGCGCATGGGCCGCATCATCGACCATATGCGCACCTTCAGCCGCCGCGACGGCGCCACCCAGCGCTTCGACCCCGCGGCCAGCGTCCGCTCCGCCGTCGAACTGGTGTCCAACCAGTTCGCCTTGGAGAACATCGAGGTCGTGAGCGACGTCCCGGCCATCGACTGCGTCACGCGCGGCCGTCCCCTGCAACTGGAGCAGGTGCTGGTCAATCTGCTGTCCAACGCGCGCGACGCCATCCTGGAATGGCGCGCCGACCCCGACGGGTCACCCGCCGCCGGGCGGATCGCGGTGAACATGCGTTGCGACATGACCGCCGGGCGGGCCGTCATCACCATCACCGACGACGGCGGAGGCATCGATTCGGACATCCTGCCACGCATCTTCGATCCCTTTTTCACGACCAAGGAGGTTGGAAAGGGGTCTGGCCTCGGCCTGTCCATCGGCTATGGCATCATCGATTCCATGGGCGGGCGGATCGACGCGGCGAACGTGACCCACGAGAACGGAAGCCGCGGCGTCGGCTTCACCATCACCGTGCCGGTGTCCCATCCCTCCGTTCAGGACGTGGAGCGCGCTCATGCCTGA
- a CDS encoding peptide chain release factor 3 — translation MSELLDAVSRRRTFAIIAHPDAGKTTLTEKLLLFGGAIQMAGAVKARGEQRRAKSDWMKVERERGISVTASVMTFDYEGRTFNLLDTPGHEDFSEDTYRTLTAVDSAVMVIDGAKGIESQTLKLFEVCRLRDVPIITFCNKMDREARDPFDLISEIESSLALEVTPASWPIGMGRDFLGCYDLIRDRLILMDRTKGDEIDDGIECNGLDDPRLDELLPAHAVAKLREEVEMARGLMPPFDLEAYRAGHLTPIYFGSAINNFGVRELLQGLAENAPPPRPQPAEQRSVQPDEGKFSGFVFKVQANMDPNHRDRIAFVRICSGKFKRGAKLKHVRSGKLMAVNNAVLFLARDRELAEEAWPGDIMGIPNHGSLRIGDTLTEGEDLRFTGVPSFAPELLQRVRLEDPMRVKHLRKALEHFAEEGASQVFKPLTGADWVVGVVGQLQFEVLAARIEAEYGLAARFEGAGVDAARWIETDDEDQLKKFLDLNRSAAAEDHDGALVFLARNAWHLNRTQEDFPALRFLKTREQNRKVHTAA, via the coding sequence ATGTCCGAGCTTCTGGACGCTGTTTCCCGGCGTCGAACCTTCGCGATCATCGCGCACCCCGACGCCGGCAAGACCACCCTCACCGAAAAGCTGCTGCTGTTCGGCGGCGCCATTCAGATGGCCGGCGCCGTGAAGGCCCGCGGCGAGCAGCGCCGCGCCAAGTCGGACTGGATGAAGGTGGAGCGCGAGCGCGGCATCTCCGTGACCGCCTCCGTCATGACCTTCGATTACGAAGGGCGCACCTTCAACCTGCTGGACACGCCGGGCCACGAGGACTTCTCGGAGGACACCTACCGGACGCTGACCGCGGTGGACAGCGCCGTCATGGTGATCGACGGCGCGAAGGGCATCGAGAGCCAGACCTTGAAGCTGTTCGAGGTCTGCCGCCTGCGCGATGTGCCGATCATCACCTTCTGCAACAAGATGGACCGCGAGGCCCGCGACCCCTTCGACCTCATTTCCGAGATTGAAAGTTCGCTGGCGCTGGAGGTCACCCCGGCGAGCTGGCCCATCGGCATGGGTCGCGACTTCCTGGGCTGCTACGACCTGATCCGCGACCGCCTGATCCTGATGGATCGCACCAAGGGCGATGAGATCGACGACGGCATCGAATGCAACGGCCTCGACGACCCGCGCCTCGACGAGCTTCTGCCGGCCCACGCCGTGGCGAAGCTGCGCGAGGAGGTGGAGATGGCCCGCGGGCTGATGCCGCCCTTCGACCTGGAGGCCTACCGCGCCGGCCACCTGACCCCGATCTATTTCGGCTCGGCGATCAACAACTTCGGCGTGCGCGAGCTTCTCCAGGGCCTCGCCGAGAACGCCCCGCCGCCGCGCCCGCAGCCGGCGGAGCAGCGCTCGGTGCAGCCGGACGAGGGCAAGTTCAGCGGCTTCGTGTTCAAGGTCCAGGCCAACATGGACCCCAACCACCGCGACCGCATCGCCTTCGTGCGCATCTGCTCCGGCAAGTTCAAGCGCGGGGCCAAGCTGAAGCATGTCCGTTCGGGCAAGCTGATGGCGGTCAACAACGCCGTGCTGTTCCTGGCCCGCGACCGCGAGCTGGCGGAAGAGGCGTGGCCCGGCGACATCATGGGCATCCCCAACCATGGCAGCTTGCGCATCGGCGACACGCTGACCGAGGGCGAGGACCTGCGCTTCACCGGCGTGCCGAGCTTCGCGCCGGAATTGCTGCAGCGCGTCCGGCTGGAAGACCCGATGCGCGTGAAGCACCTGCGCAAGGCGCTGGAGCATTTCGCGGAGGAGGGCGCCTCCCAGGTGTTCAAGCCGCTGACCGGGGCGGACTGGGTGGTCGGCGTGGTCGGTCAACTTCAGTTCGAGGTGCTGGCCGCCCGCATCGAGGCGGAATACGGCCTCGCCGCCCGCTTCGAAGGGGCGGGGGTGGACGCCGCCCGCTGGATCGAGACGGACGACGAGGACCAGCTCAAGAAGTTCCTCGACCTCAACCGTTCGGCGGCGGCGGAGGACCATGACGGGGCGCTGGTGTTCCTGGCCCGCAACGCCTGGCACCTGAACCGCACGCAGGAGGATTTCCCGGCCCTGCGCTTCCTGAAGACCCGCGAGCAAAACCGCAAGGTGCACACCGCGGCGTAA
- a CDS encoding aspartate-semialdehyde dehydrogenase gives MSTSSPSPRRVAIVGATGAVGREMVDVLHRRSFPVAELGLFASERSAGRTVETPFGEKTLVAFDVEKVKGYDIVLLAVSGDFAKEHAPAIAAGGALVIDNSSAFRYDDNVPLIVPEINAHAMGDAKLIANPNCTTAIAVVALGPLHKAFGLKRVIVSTYQATSGAGAEGMAELEEQTRNQLDGKPVVNSVFRHPIPFNLIPQIDAFQENGYTKEEMKVTWETRKILEIPDLPVSCTAVRIPTYRAHSEAITVETLSPVTPDAARAVLADAPGVVVKDVPADGVYPMPLNATGQFDVEVGRIRTSLIFGDHGLDLFVCGDQLLKGAALNAVQIAELSL, from the coding sequence ATGAGCACCTCTTCCCCTTCTCCCCGCCGCGTTGCCATCGTTGGTGCCACGGGCGCCGTCGGCCGCGAGATGGTCGATGTTCTTCACCGCCGTTCGTTCCCGGTTGCGGAACTCGGCCTGTTCGCGTCGGAGCGCAGCGCCGGCCGGACCGTCGAGACCCCGTTCGGCGAGAAGACCCTCGTGGCGTTCGACGTCGAGAAGGTGAAGGGTTACGACATCGTCCTGCTCGCCGTGTCCGGTGATTTTGCCAAGGAGCACGCGCCGGCCATCGCCGCGGGCGGGGCGCTGGTGATCGACAACTCCTCGGCCTTCCGCTACGACGACAACGTCCCGCTGATCGTTCCCGAGATCAACGCCCACGCCATGGGCGATGCCAAGCTGATCGCGAATCCCAACTGCACGACCGCCATCGCCGTCGTGGCGCTCGGCCCGCTGCACAAGGCCTTCGGCCTGAAGCGCGTGATCGTCTCCACCTATCAGGCGACCAGTGGCGCCGGTGCGGAGGGCATGGCCGAGCTTGAGGAGCAGACCCGCAACCAGCTCGACGGCAAGCCGGTCGTCAACAGCGTGTTCCGCCACCCGATCCCCTTCAACCTGATCCCCCAGATCGACGCCTTCCAGGAGAACGGCTACACGAAGGAGGAGATGAAGGTGACCTGGGAGACCCGGAAGATCCTGGAGATCCCGGACCTGCCGGTGAGCTGCACGGCGGTGCGCATCCCGACCTACCGCGCCCACTCCGAGGCGATCACGGTCGAGACGCTGTCCCCGGTCACCCCGGACGCCGCCCGCGCCGTCCTGGCCGACGCGCCGGGCGTGGTGGTGAAGGACGTGCCGGCGGACGGCGTCTACCCGATGCCGCTGAACGCCACCGGCCAGTTCGACGTCGAGGTGGGCCGCATCCGCACCAGCCTGATCTTCGGCGACCATGGCCTGGACCTGTTCGTCTGCGGCGACCAGCTGCTGAAGGGTGCGGCGCTGAACGCCGTGCAGATCGCCGAGCTGAGCCTGTAA
- a CDS encoding glycogen/starch/alpha-glucan phosphorylase: protein MDARYKSREIERRSLDVDGLKRSFLEWLVYSVGKDARAATRRDWFHTVALAVRDRLVDRWMDTTRTYYQQDAKRVYYLSLEFLIGRLLTNSLANLGITDQCRQALDRIGLNLDDVVEAEPDAALGNGGLGRLAACFLDSMASEALPGYGYGIRYEFGLFEQRFEHGWQVEYPEQWLQFGNPWEFPRPEVLYPVQFYGRVEEFRDSVGERAYRWVDAERVLAMAYDTPVVGYGGDTINTLRLWSARATRDFNFGHFNDGAYMKAVEQKVLTENLSRVLYPNDATEGGKELRLKQEYFFTSASLQDILRRYLQHHSNFDSLPDKAAIQLNDTHPAIGIAELMRLLVDQHGVTWDKAWDITRATFSYTNHTLLPEALEAWPVRMMERVLPRHMQIIYEINAKFLNRSKARAAGDNGRLSRLSLIDERGDRRVRMGNLAFLGSHKVNGVSALHTELMKQTVFADFHAEFPERINNKTNGITPRRWLHQANQPLAALITSRIGNGWIKDLSQISALAEKADDLVFREEFRRAKRKNKKRLAAYIARQTGVDVQVDSLFDVQVKRMHEYKRQLLNILQAIALYNEMRDNPTVSWVPVTKIFAGKAAPSYHMAKLIIKLINDVAKVVNHDPSVHDNLKIVLLPNYNVTAAEIIMPAADLSEQISTAGMEASGTGNMKLALNGALTIGTLDGANVEIREHVGDDNIFIFGLTAEEVNDLRASGGFNPRDVIASNPSLKRALDMISTGVFSPDDPHRYHPILQALTDGGDHFLVTADFSDYCQAQQAAMDLYRDQEEWTRKAILNTANMGWFSSDRTIMEYATEIWDVHPVKPEHPAETET from the coding sequence ATGGACGCTCGGTATAAGTCCCGCGAGATCGAACGCCGCAGTCTGGATGTCGACGGGCTGAAGCGCTCGTTTCTGGAGTGGCTGGTTTATTCCGTCGGCAAGGACGCGCGGGCGGCGACCCGGCGCGACTGGTTCCACACCGTTGCGCTCGCCGTGCGCGACCGCCTCGTGGACCGCTGGATGGACACGACGCGGACCTATTACCAGCAGGACGCCAAGCGCGTTTACTACCTATCGCTGGAATTCCTGATCGGCCGCTTGCTGACCAACAGCCTCGCCAACCTCGGCATCACCGACCAGTGCCGTCAGGCGCTCGACCGCATCGGCCTGAACCTCGACGACGTGGTGGAGGCTGAGCCGGACGCGGCACTCGGCAACGGCGGCCTCGGCCGTCTGGCCGCCTGCTTCCTCGACAGCATGGCGTCGGAAGCGCTGCCCGGCTACGGCTACGGCATCCGCTACGAGTTCGGCCTGTTCGAGCAGCGCTTCGAGCATGGCTGGCAGGTCGAGTATCCGGAGCAGTGGCTGCAATTCGGCAACCCGTGGGAATTCCCGCGTCCGGAGGTGCTGTACCCCGTACAGTTCTATGGCCGCGTCGAGGAGTTCCGGGATTCGGTGGGCGAGCGCGCCTACCGCTGGGTCGACGCCGAGCGCGTGCTGGCCATGGCCTACGACACGCCGGTGGTTGGCTACGGCGGCGACACGATCAACACGCTGCGCCTGTGGTCGGCCCGCGCCACCCGCGACTTCAACTTCGGCCACTTCAACGACGGCGCCTACATGAAGGCGGTCGAGCAGAAGGTGCTGACCGAAAACCTCAGCCGCGTCCTCTACCCGAACGACGCGACGGAGGGCGGCAAGGAGTTGCGGCTGAAGCAGGAGTATTTCTTCACCTCCGCCTCGCTGCAGGACATCCTGCGCCGCTATCTGCAGCATCATTCCAACTTCGACAGCCTGCCGGACAAGGCGGCGATCCAGCTCAACGACACGCACCCGGCCATCGGCATCGCCGAGCTGATGCGGCTGCTGGTGGACCAGCACGGCGTGACCTGGGACAAGGCGTGGGACATCACCCGCGCGACCTTCTCCTACACCAACCACACGCTGCTTCCGGAGGCGCTGGAGGCGTGGCCGGTGCGCATGATGGAGCGCGTGCTGCCGCGCCACATGCAGATCATCTACGAGATCAACGCCAAGTTCCTCAACCGCTCCAAGGCGCGGGCGGCGGGCGACAACGGGCGGCTGTCCCGCCTGTCGCTGATCGACGAGCGCGGCGACCGCCGGGTGCGCATGGGCAATCTGGCCTTCCTCGGCTCGCACAAGGTCAACGGCGTGTCGGCCCTGCACACCGAGCTGATGAAGCAGACCGTCTTCGCCGACTTCCACGCGGAGTTCCCGGAGCGCATCAACAACAAGACCAACGGCATCACCCCGCGCCGCTGGCTGCATCAGGCGAACCAGCCGCTGGCCGCGCTGATCACCAGCCGCATCGGCAACGGCTGGATCAAGGACCTCAGCCAGATCAGCGCGCTGGCCGAGAAGGCCGACGATCTGGTCTTCCGCGAGGAGTTCCGCCGCGCCAAGCGCAAGAACAAGAAGCGGCTGGCCGCCTACATCGCGCGCCAGACCGGGGTGGACGTGCAGGTCGACAGCCTGTTCGACGTGCAGGTCAAGCGCATGCACGAGTACAAGCGGCAGCTCCTGAACATCCTCCAGGCGATCGCGCTGTACAACGAGATGCGCGACAACCCGACCGTGTCCTGGGTGCCGGTGACCAAGATCTTCGCCGGCAAGGCGGCGCCGAGCTATCACATGGCCAAGCTCATCATCAAGCTCATCAACGATGTGGCGAAGGTGGTGAACCATGACCCGTCGGTGCACGACAACCTGAAGATCGTGCTGCTGCCGAACTACAACGTCACCGCGGCGGAGATCATCATGCCGGCGGCCGACCTGTCGGAGCAGATCTCCACCGCGGGCATGGAGGCGTCGGGCACCGGCAACATGAAGCTGGCGCTCAACGGCGCGCTGACCATCGGCACGCTGGACGGCGCCAACGTCGAGATCCGCGAGCATGTGGGCGATGACAACATCTTCATCTTCGGCCTGACCGCCGAGGAGGTGAACGACCTGCGGGCCAGCGGCGGCTTCAACCCGCGCGACGTCATCGCGTCGAACCCCAGCCTGAAGCGGGCGCTGGACATGATCTCCACCGGCGTCTTCTCGCCGGACGATCCCCACCGCTACCACCCGATCCTCCAGGCGCTGACCGACGGTGGCGACCATTTCCTGGTGACGGCGGACTTCTCCGACTATTGCCAGGCGCAGCAGGCGGCGATGGACCTCTACCGTGACCAGGAGGAATGGACGCGCAAGGCCATCCTGAACACGGCCAACATGGGCTGGTTCTCCTCCGACCGCACCATCATGGAGTACGCGACGGAGATCTGGGACGTGCATCCCGTGAAGCCGGAGCATCCCGCCGAAACCGAGACCTGA